From one Lycium barbarum isolate Lr01 chromosome 6, ASM1917538v2, whole genome shotgun sequence genomic stretch:
- the LOC132644212 gene encoding uncharacterized protein LOC132644212 translates to MASMKFEVANFDGRSNNFNIWKIKIMALLWREGSVYALDDLYPKNTKEAEKQKIEMDAFSAIQLSLSDNVLCEVSTEKTAASLWKKLEDLYQKKSVTTRMLLRQRLHTFKIKTGTTLQDNIDAFKKLAMDLTHADIKVGYEELACTLPFSLSPAYKDVVNSMM, encoded by the coding sequence ATGGCATCTATGAAGTTTGAGGTAGCGAATTTTGATGGGCGAAGTAATAACTTCAACATCTGGAAGATCAAGATCATGGCGTTGTTATGGAGAGAAGGATCAGTCTATGCTTTGGACGACCTGTATCCCAAAAATACGAAAGAGGCCGAGAAGCAGAAGATTGAGATGGATGCGTTTAGCGCAATTCAATTATCCTTATCAGACAACGTATTATGTGAAGTCAGTACCGAGAAAACAGCTGCGAGTttgtggaagaaacttgaagatctTTACCAGAAGAAATCAGTAACAACTAGAATGTTGTTAAGGCAGCGTTTACACACCTTCAAGATAAAGACAGGTACAACTTTACAGGATAATATTGATGCTTTTAAAAAATTGGCTATGGATCTTACTCATGCTGATATTAAAGTGGGATATGAAGAACTAGCGTGCACTTTACCGTTTTCATTATCACCGGCGTACAAAGACGTAGTTAATTCAATGATGTAA